The sequence gaccaaaaaaagaaaaaaaaaaaaaaggggtgtataaaacaaacaaaaagtaaaGATACGATAAAAATAAGGTGGCAATAAGAACAGTTTTAAGAGTATGGAGCGGCTGGCCATCGTCCCACTTCCAGTGTGGCGCTGGGGATTTGACTTTCATTCACAAGAGACTGGTgacgtttctctctctctctctctctctctctctcttctttcctcttttgtgttttttttttttttggcgaaataaattttgtatttttagttgGATTCTCAGTGTTGATGTTGCTGTTATCATCGACATCCTTGAGTGTTTCAGTGAGTTGGATTGtgaacgattttttttttttttttttttttttttttttttttcaaatatgggtcagaatttttatgattattggaTTTTCACGTTTACCTGGATATTCTTGTTTGAGTTCGGTCTGTTATGTGGGTGTTTAAATCATGGGTTGTAATTCGATTTGGGGTTTGTTAACTTGTTGCCTGAGAATGCTATATGAACTGGGGCATAGTGTATTAGGAGAATCTAACTCTTCATATTCTGAAACGTGCTCTTTTAGATTGGTATACGTTTTGCAGTGTTTCAGTTCCTttttgttaagaaaaaaaaatatatatatatatttacaacaattttatttatttatttatttttcagttgTAGCTATCAGTATGATAGGCCTCTTGGCGAGAAATGTATTAATAGCTGGATGGAATTTGTATTTCATTCTCACTCCATATTGTTTGGTTGTCGAGAAAGTATATGAAACTGAATTATAGATTGTATCTGGATTGTCTTCTTGCTTCATTCAGTTGAATCTGTTAGCTTTATTCTGTGGTTTCTTCATGccacaattttaatttctatagaccaaattatttattacgTTTGTACATTTATACTTTATTGGCTTAGTGCAAAAACCGACGCATGTAGGTCGGATCTGGAATTCTGGAACTCGATGCAAGACGAAGCATAAATAAGATATTCATGGTTCCATGCTCAAGAATGGATTTTATTGGTGATAGTAGACTAGAAGACATGCCTAAATGATGATTGAGAAAGGAATTTTCACACAAGTCTAGCCACCAAATGAAATCAATCAAATTTATGAATCTCACCTGAGCTTAAGATAGATTTTTCTTAGCTCAGGTATAGCAAAGACAGAACAAACTACACTACTGCGGTCATCATCGGATGCTTGCTTAGCTGTTTTGATTTGCTTTGGGAAATTCACATTGCTAGTTTAGCTCGTCAATCATTGCTATTTCTGGTGATCTAATGCACCTGAGAATTTTAGCTGTTTTTTGGGTATGTTCAGTTGTTTGGAGGGAGCAAGATAACCTCAATTGTGCATTTCAAAATACTTGGCACGACTTGGTTTGTTGAATAAGTGTGGTTTTGTGGTTTGCTAGGTTACTAAGAACTCTAGGAACCAGAAAGAAGTTAATAATAACTtaagatttctttttcttcggAGTTAATGACAAAGGGTGGACCCTTATTTGTTTAAAAGGAACTCACTTGTATCGATTTTTATCTTGTACAGAAATTGTGATTCTGTGTCTTTATTGGGATGAATTGTGGGTTCTTTATGTAGAAAAGATACAAAACGTTGGACATACTCCTTCAATCCTGCATATGTAATGGTCCTGTAAAGCTTGATTTGAAGTCACTATTGGTTTCTATATGTCCCTATATCATTCCTTGCTCCTTATGGTTGGTCTGTCAAGCGGGTAATCTGTTGGTCATACTTTATCTTTTGTCGTGGCGATGTGGCCTAGTCTGAATTTTTTTTGCAAAAGTTAAATCTAAAATTCAGTATCTTAGTTAAAAGGTTCAACTATTTTTAAACATTAACAGTATCCTAagtcttgtttttgtttctctATTTTGGCATACCCAGGGGCAGTTGCAAATTTCCATTTTCCACTTGATGGTTCACTTCTGTTGTCTCAGCTTGGGAACTTTTCTTGTTTCTTGGGTTTGGAAATTAGATGGAATAAAATCTAATCTATATAGAAAGAGCCATGAGAGTGAATCTCAGACAACTGACTATGCGTTCTTGAATTTTGCCTTTGGTTTTGGAATGAATTTAAGCTATTTTGAGTGCAAAGCTGGCTTGATAAGTGAAAATTGGTCTCCTCAACTCCTTCTACATTTTTAATCTTCATCTTCTTGAATGTTTACAGGATATACTCTGTGGATTGGATATGAGAAGACAGGTgtaatttggaattttattagttatatgGGATCTCACTAGTAGGACAGACTGAGGAATAAAACACTggcaaatttgtttttatccaaaatttgataaattatttggtGCTTGTAGCATGACTATTTTATATTTGCTATTGAGTTGCTTAAAAATAAGATGAAACTTAACTGCCTAATTTGAAATGTTTGCTTTATGTGAATGGATACTGACTGTTGGATTAAAGCCTAACTGATAGTTGATCTTCCCTGCCAAATTTGAAAGGATTAGCAGCCTTTGACTATATCGTCTgatctctcttctctctcctgTTGACCATGCCACCAGCAAGGTTTCTCACCTTTCTGATAGGGGTGTATGGCAGAAGGGACACCTTTGGCTAACTTGCATCATTGTTTGATCTCTCTTGCTTTGAGTGCTTCTTTTATCCtcatataatttgttttatgcATTTAGTTGTTGGATTccaaataaaatgtttgatacTCTCTCTGTTACATGGTGCTTCACTAACACTCTCCTTTTTTAATCTGTCATGCTGATTGTCTCATAATAGCCCATCGTATTTTCTGAGGTAACACTAGCATTTATATTTCAGGAATTGGATCAATCTAACCTGCAAGGTTGGCACAGCTAGGAAGTTTTCTTGCACAGTTAGTGCAAACGCAGACTGCAGCAAAAAATAAGAGTTTCATTAGATCCACAATCAATTTATCACTGTTTCAGCAAAATCATTGGGATTGACTCAAAGATTGGCACCAGGATGGGCTTTTCCATTGCTATTCACAAGGTGCATCAAATTAATACATCAATATCCTCACAGTAGCATAAAATCCAAACCATGCATATTCGCCTTTTCATACAGCAGTTCACCTACTCAGCATTATAAACTTCTTCACAGCTCAAATTGTATCACCAAAATGGGCTCAGATCATACCTTCTTTCACTACAGCCTCCTCACTCTCTACTTTATTGGACCACCAACCTTCATCTCCCTAAGGTTTCTCCAAGCCCCATATGGCAAGCACCAACGTCCAGGTTGGGGCCCTACTATGTCCCCACCCTTGGCATGGTTCCTTATGGAGAGCCCTACCATCTGGCTTACGCTCTTCCTCTTTCCCTTTGGCCTCCATTCCTCTAATCCCAAGGCTCTCATTCTTATCTCCCCCTTCCTCCTCCACTACTTCCACAGGACCTGCCTCTACCCACTCCGCCTCCATTTGAATACCAAACATCGAAAAACAGCCAGCGGTTTCCCGGTGAGTGTGGCATTAATCGCATTTGTGTTCAATCTTCTAAATGCATATTTGCAGGCTAGATGGGTATCT comes from Ziziphus jujuba cultivar Dongzao chromosome 6, ASM3175591v1 and encodes:
- the LOC107430719 gene encoding steroid 5-alpha-reductase DET2, with product MGSDHTFFHYSLLTLYFIGPPTFISLRFLQAPYGKHQRPGWGPTMSPPLAWFLMESPTIWLTLFLFPFGLHSSNPKALILISPFLLHYFHRTCLYPLRLHLNTKHRKTASGFPVSVALIAFVFNLLNAYLQARWVSHYRNYEGDYWFWWRFLGGLVIFLGGMAVNIWSDRVLVGLKREGGGYKVPRGGWFELVSCPNYFGEIMEWFGWAVMTWSWVGLGFFLYTCANLVPRACANHNWYLEKFREDYPKARKAVIPFLY